In one Leptospiraceae bacterium genomic region, the following are encoded:
- a CDS encoding ABC transporter permease subunit, producing MLNPDTKRRLLKFRNNKRAFYSLLFLLSTYCISLFAPVIANNIPLLVKYEGTYYFPIFSFHSEETFGGTLKTIPNYKKLAKEERFQNGSNYILFPLIPYGVNEDNLASLEAGVIPPTAPDTRHWFGTDDRGRDVFTRLFYGYRISLTFGLVLVFIELFLGTIIGGIQGYFAGLVDLSFQRLIEIISSIPFLYLILIMGSFFGRSFGILLFTYGVISWIGISYYMRGEFYKLRSFQFVDAARAFGVPNYKIILRHIIPNAITPLVTFLPFSLISSISVLSALDFLGYGIPAPNPSWGELIAQGKERLSAWWLIAFPSLALFTTIQLTSFVGEGLRDAFDSKEKVVIH from the coding sequence ATGTTGAACCCGGATACAAAACGCAGACTCCTTAAGTTTAGAAACAATAAAAGAGCTTTTTATTCTTTACTCTTTTTACTCAGCACGTATTGCATTTCGCTTTTTGCACCCGTAATTGCGAACAATATCCCGCTTCTGGTGAAATACGAGGGAACTTATTATTTCCCTATTTTTTCCTTTCATTCAGAAGAAACCTTCGGAGGAACCTTAAAAACGATTCCGAATTATAAGAAGCTGGCTAAGGAAGAGCGGTTTCAAAATGGTTCCAACTATATCCTCTTTCCTTTGATTCCATACGGAGTAAATGAAGATAACCTGGCCAGCCTGGAAGCCGGTGTAATTCCTCCTACCGCACCGGATACCAGACACTGGTTCGGTACAGATGATAGGGGACGGGACGTTTTTACCCGCCTTTTTTACGGATACCGAATTTCTTTGACCTTCGGCCTGGTTCTGGTCTTTATTGAATTGTTTTTAGGCACTATAATCGGTGGAATTCAGGGATACTTTGCAGGTCTCGTTGATTTAAGCTTCCAAAGGCTAATTGAAATTATATCTTCCATACCTTTTCTATATCTTATTCTAATCATGGGATCTTTTTTTGGAAGAAGTTTTGGGATCCTGCTTTTTACATACGGTGTAATCAGTTGGATAGGAATCAGCTATTATATGCGGGGAGAATTTTATAAATTACGCTCTTTTCAATTCGTAGATGCAGCCAGGGCCTTCGGAGTTCCGAACTATAAAATCATACTTCGCCACATCATCCCAAATGCCATAACTCCCCTCGTTACCTTTCTTCCCTTTTCATTAATCAGTTCCATTTCAGTTTTATCGGCCCTTGACTTTTTAGGCTACGGAATACCCGCTCCCAATCCATCCTGGGGAGAACTTATCGCACAGGGAAAAGAACGCCTGAGTGCCTGGTGGTTAATTGCCTTTCCTTCACTGGCTCTTTTTACAACCATCCAGCTCACTTCCTTTGTAGGAGAAGGTTTGCGGGATGCTTTTGATTCCAAAGAAAAGGTGGTAATTCATTAA
- a CDS encoding ABC transporter ATP-binding protein, which translates to MGNLLEVKNLFLDIVLPHSILPVIQDVSFNLKKGEILSLVGESGCGKSVCSMSLTRLLPVNLIRYKEGEIRFGEKNLISLPNEELRKIRGKEIAYIFQDPFTSLNPLKKIKDQLTESYLIHISPDKNQAIKKAKELLSSVGLTDLDTRLDAYPNQMSGGMLQRISIAMALMCEPQLLIADEPTSALDVTIQAQLVDLLLGLKKERNMSILFISHDMGLVSALSDRIAVMYAGQIVETGTIDEIVENPRHPYTKALIASVPSGLKLKKEEKLKTIPGIVPSPDKYPAGCHFSTRCESVLEKCKLEKPKVFTVSDGHGSRCFLEE; encoded by the coding sequence ATGGGAAACCTCCTTGAAGTAAAGAATCTCTTTTTAGATATTGTTCTACCTCATTCTATTTTACCTGTAATACAGGATGTATCGTTTAACTTAAAAAAAGGAGAAATCCTGTCCCTTGTAGGAGAATCAGGTTGCGGAAAATCAGTTTGCTCCATGTCTTTAACAAGACTTTTACCCGTAAACCTCATTCGATACAAAGAAGGAGAAATCCGCTTCGGAGAGAAGAACCTGATATCTCTTCCCAACGAAGAATTAAGAAAGATTCGGGGAAAAGAAATCGCCTACATTTTTCAGGATCCCTTCACCAGCTTAAACCCTTTAAAAAAAATCAAAGATCAATTAACCGAATCTTACCTGATTCACATTTCTCCTGATAAAAATCAAGCGATAAAAAAGGCGAAAGAACTTTTGTCTTCAGTAGGTTTAACCGACCTCGATACAAGACTGGATGCCTATCCGAACCAGATGAGCGGAGGAATGCTACAGAGAATCAGTATTGCCATGGCCCTTATGTGCGAACCACAACTGCTTATAGCCGATGAGCCGACTTCCGCTCTGGATGTAACCATACAGGCACAACTTGTAGACTTACTGTTAGGACTTAAAAAGGAAAGGAACATGTCGATATTATTCATTTCTCATGATATGGGTTTAGTTTCAGCTCTTTCGGATAGAATTGCCGTGATGTATGCCGGACAAATCGTAGAAACCGGAACGATAGATGAAATTGTCGAAAATCCGAGACATCCATATACAAAAGCTTTAATTGCTTCGGTTCCCTCCGGTCTAAAATTAAAAAAGGAAGAGAAATTAAAAACCATACCCGGTATTGTTCCAAGTCCCGACAAATATCCTGCGGGTTGTCATTTTTCCACTCGTTGCGAAAGTGTTTTAGAGAAGTGTAAATTAGAAAAACCAAAAGTTTTTACAGTTTCGGATGGCCATGGAAGCCGTTGTTTCCTGGAGGAATAG